From a single Rutidosis leptorrhynchoides isolate AG116_Rl617_1_P2 chromosome 5, CSIRO_AGI_Rlap_v1, whole genome shotgun sequence genomic region:
- the LOC139849161 gene encoding uncharacterized protein yields the protein MYRDVAKIVKSCKSIERHAPQNRKSRHDMILVNSPWPFYKWATDIVGPFPAEAKALCTITWVQVQNFVWEHIICRFGIPHEIANGLCKVINHDIVGSIKKRLNEKRTRWVDELSNVLWAHRRIFKKSTGETSFSLVYGSEAMISAEIFMPTHRVANFDETKNNDALCENLNFVEERRLMV from the exons ATGTATCGTGATGTTGCAAAAATAGTTAAATCGTGCAAAAGTATCGAAAGGCATGCGCCGCAGAACAGAAAATCGAGACATGACATGATTTTAGTTAATTCACCATGGCCGTTTTATAAATGGGCAACTGATATTGTTGGACCATTTCCTGCAG AAGCAAAAGCACTATGCACAATTACATGGGTGCAAGTGCAAAATTTTGTTTGGGAGCACATTATTTGTCGATTTGGGATTCCTCACGAAATT GCCAATGGCTTATGCAAAGTTATTAACCACGATATTGTTGGCAGCATTAAAAAACGCTTAAATGAAAAGCGGACTCGATGGGTTGATGAACTGTCCAATGTGCTGTGGGCACATCGCAGAATATTTAAGAAAAGCACTGGCGAAACGTCCTTTAGTCTAGTGTATGGCTCAGAGGCAATGATTTCCGCAGAAATTTTTATGCCAACACATAGGGTAGCCAATTTTGATGAAACAAAAAATAATGATGCATTGTGCGAAAACTTAAATTTTGTGGAAGAACGCAGATTAatggtgtga